In Chryseobacterium gleum, a single genomic region encodes these proteins:
- a CDS encoding response regulator transcription factor: MNILLLEDDLILSAELCRFLESNNFNCDKIYDGETFLRQIKNNTYDLYLLDINVPKINGLDVCQTIRSFDKNTPIIIISAYGDISDKKDAFTRLADDYLVKPFQFEELLLRINSLLRRKAPSDNADQDILRIDDLIINKTEQKVYRGGNEITLTLKEFQLLVYLAEAQGRTVSKQQITEHVWEHNFNTNTNTVEVYINFLRKKIDKDFKIKLIHTRSGFGYYLSPL; the protein is encoded by the coding sequence GCTTTGCAGATTTTTAGAATCAAATAATTTTAACTGTGATAAGATCTACGACGGGGAGACTTTTCTCCGCCAGATAAAAAATAATACCTATGATCTGTATCTGCTGGATATCAATGTTCCTAAAATAAACGGACTTGATGTTTGCCAGACAATCCGTTCTTTTGATAAAAATACCCCAATCATTATCATTTCTGCTTATGGAGATATCTCTGATAAAAAAGATGCTTTTACAAGGCTTGCTGATGATTATCTGGTAAAACCTTTTCAGTTTGAAGAGCTTCTTTTAAGAATCAATTCATTGTTGAGAAGAAAAGCTCCTTCTGATAATGCAGATCAGGATATTCTAAGAATTGATGACCTTATTATTAACAAGACAGAACAGAAGGTGTATCGTGGAGGAAATGAAATAACCCTTACGCTAAAAGAATTCCAGCTGCTGGTTTATCTTGCCGAGGCGCAGGGAAGAACAGTTTCCAAGCAGCAGATCACAGAACATGTCTGGGAACATAATTTCAATACGAATACCAATACGGTGGAAGTTTATATCAACTTTCTGAGGAAAAAGATTGATAAAGATTTTAAAATAAAACTGATCCACACCCGTTCAGGTTTCGGATACTACCTAAGTCCATTATAA